From a single Anaerolineaceae bacterium oral taxon 439 genomic region:
- a CDS encoding DNA methyltransferase — MIRVVAAENLAYLKTLSSGTVDLIYIDPPFNTGHEQIRTHYRMTRSDAGTRRGFNGVTYSDEILSERRYSDNFDDYLNFLRPRIEEAHRLLKGSGSFYFHIDYREVHYCKVLIDEIFGRDSFLNEIIWAYDFGGRSKKRWPAKHDNILYYAKDPERYTFNRDAVDRIPYMAPSLVSEKKRKLGKFPTDTWWHTIVPTNGREKTGYPTQKPAEILRRIVRASSNSGDLVLDFFAGSGTTGAVCAEEGRDCILVDENPEAIEIMRKRIPGAEFCPFGSIGAGEAPEPETAGRNGKC, encoded by the coding sequence ATGATTCGTGTAGTCGCTGCTGAGAACCTCGCGTACCTGAAAACGCTTTCATCGGGAACGGTCGACCTGATTTATATCGATCCTCCGTTTAATACGGGGCACGAGCAGATACGAACGCATTACCGCATGACGCGCTCGGACGCGGGGACGCGGCGTGGTTTTAATGGGGTTACCTATAGCGACGAAATCCTGAGCGAGCGGCGTTATTCCGACAACTTTGACGATTATTTAAATTTTCTTCGGCCGCGGATCGAGGAAGCGCACCGGCTGCTGAAAGGGAGCGGTTCTTTTTATTTCCATATCGATTATCGTGAGGTGCATTACTGTAAGGTCCTGATCGACGAGATATTCGGACGGGATTCGTTCCTGAACGAGATTATCTGGGCGTACGATTTCGGCGGACGATCGAAGAAAAGATGGCCGGCGAAGCACGATAATATCCTGTATTACGCTAAGGACCCGGAACGATATACGTTTAATCGCGACGCGGTCGACCGTATTCCATACATGGCGCCGAGTCTCGTCAGCGAAAAAAAGCGCAAACTTGGAAAATTTCCGACGGATACCTGGTGGCATACGATTGTCCCGACGAACGGGAGAGAGAAAACCGGCTACCCGACGCAGAAACCGGCGGAGATCCTTCGCCGGATCGTCCGTGCGTCTTCGAATTCCGGCGACCTTGTCCTTGATTTTTTCGCCGGGAGTGGGACGACCGGGGCGGTCTGTGCCGAGGAAGGGCGCGACTGCATCCTGGTCGACGAAAATCCTGAAGCGATTGAAATCATGCGCAAGCGGATCCCAGGCGCGGAATTCTGCCCGTTCGGGTCGATCGGCGCCGGCGAGGCGCCGGAGCCTGAAACGGCGGGCCGGAACGGGAAATGCTGA
- a CDS encoding 16S rRNA (cytidine(1402)-2'-O)-methyltransferase, with protein MLNLVATPIGNLGDITLRALETLRAADLVVSEDTRKTGTLLHHFDIRKPQLSFREDNEAKALPRVMNALREGLNVALVSDAGSPSVSDPGFTLVRACLSEGIAVSVNPGPTAVVAALTLSGLPVHSFTFRGFPPRKPGQRKRFFEVDRRAPHTLIFYESPRRLTGFLSDALDVFGDRDAAVANDLTKLFERVDRGKLSELLAVFRENEPRGEYTVVIAGAAAEADPARAERAEKKRRYKELSLRGRGEPIGDGLTDSDDATEGD; from the coding sequence ATGCTGAATCTGGTTGCGACGCCGATCGGAAATCTTGGCGATATTACGCTGCGCGCGCTGGAGACGCTCCGCGCGGCGGATTTAGTCGTCTCGGAGGACACGCGTAAAACGGGAACGCTTCTTCATCATTTCGATATCCGGAAGCCGCAGCTTTCCTTCCGCGAGGATAACGAAGCCAAAGCGCTTCCGCGCGTGATGAACGCGCTTCGCGAGGGGCTGAACGTCGCGCTCGTTTCCGACGCCGGTTCGCCGTCGGTTTCCGATCCCGGGTTTACGCTCGTGCGCGCCTGCCTGAGCGAGGGGATCGCGGTCAGCGTCAATCCCGGCCCGACGGCGGTTGTCGCCGCGCTGACGCTTTCGGGACTCCCGGTGCATTCGTTCACGTTCCGCGGTTTCCCGCCGCGGAAGCCCGGTCAGCGCAAGCGCTTTTTTGAGGTCGACCGCCGCGCGCCGCATACGCTCATCTTTTACGAAAGTCCGCGTCGTCTGACCGGTTTCCTGAGCGACGCGCTCGATGTCTTCGGCGACCGGGACGCCGCCGTTGCGAACGACCTGACGAAGCTTTTTGAGCGGGTTGACCGCGGAAAACTCAGCGAGCTTCTGGCCGTTTTCCGTGAGAACGAACCGCGCGGCGAATATACGGTTGTTATCGCCGGCGCGGCGGCGGAAGCCGACCCGGCGCGGGCGGAACGGGCGGAGAAGAAACGCCGGTACAAGGAGCTGAGCCTGCGCGGGCGTGGGGAACCGATTGGGGACGGCCTGACCGATTCCGACGATGCGACCGAAGGCGATTAA